The genomic region ccattcatactgggatatagacagtcctgtgttctgcttgtAGTCATGCAGGATTTTAGCTATTGTCATATTTTTTAATTTGACAGTTGAAttgataaatcaccagcattccatgtaactgtcacgccctgacctgagagagagggtttgtttctctatgtggttaggtcagggtgtggggtgggcttTCTAtgatgtctatttctttgttttgagccgagtatggttcctaatcagaggcagctgtctatcgttgtctctgattaggaatcatacttaggcagcctgttcccAACCTGTTTGTGGATTATTATTCTTTCTATGAGTGTTTTGTGTGTACTGCAGTTGTGTCACGTTCatttctgtttatcctgttaattgtttttgttcggtttcacttctattaaagtatgtggaattaccggcacgctgcgccttggctcctaTATGACAGGAAATTTGAAGACAGTACTCGTGACAGTAACAttgaataaatacattagattagtTACTTTGGTTaatgggccagtttcccagacacagattaagtctagtcCTGGACCGATAAGATCTTTCTATTGAAACTTCCATTGagtatgctttttagtccagcactagactcaatctgtgtccaggaaacaggcCCCATATGTATTACTGGCATGCTTGTCCTTgttcaggactccacacactggctTCAGATTGAACCCTTGACTTCCACTGTCCAGGGAGTGACAatgttcaggtaaaataactactTTTAACATTTCATTCCACTTGCTAGTGTATTTCCCCATTACCTTTGGGAGTAGTCTTCTAATCCAACCTCTCGATTTGACGATTGACCCTCTCTACCATATCTTGTTGTTGCCCTCAGGCACAGGACACCCAAAGGGAGTTATGAGTGCACAGTGTCTGGGCTCCgctggctgtgtgagagagatgtcatTCTGAAGTATCACTTCAGGAACTGGGAACCCTACAGTCACCTTCTGAAAGACATGCAGTACACACAAGGTGGTCCATTGCTGGATATCACTATGGAGTTAGGTGAACTGGAGGAAGTTCATCTGCCACACTGTGTCTGTTTAGGTAAAACCATATAGAAATAGTATTCAGAAAGACATTTTCATGTAACTGAGTTTCACTTCCTGAATGAATGAACTATTCTGGGAGTTTGAGTTTACTGTGATCTGGTACTGCATATTCTTTGTGTTTTAGTTGGATGAATAATACAatatttgtctttctgtctcctttTTATTGTGTTGTTCAGGGACCAACCCGTCCCTGAGGAATGAGATGAAGATTCTTCATGTAGAGGAACATGGAGTGTCTTTAGAGGAAGTGCATGAGGTTACCAGATTCCATGCTAAAATTCTCCATCCCAAGTTCTCACTTATCTCTGTTATACTGAGATTACTGTCTTTGAACATAGATGTCCACTGTGACGTGGTCCTCTATATGGCAGTAAAAAGGTCAACAGTCATTTCAAGGCTGTACCTGCTCCTCAGAAACTCCAGTCAGAAAGAGGTGAGGCACTTTCACTGAAGTGACAACAGTATGTTGAAACTTACTGAAGGAAAGCTGATAGTTTGTTGAAAATCTCTAGATTACAAAGACAACATGCAGCTCTGTGAGaaatctatttttgtctcattcaTTTGAAGAGCCAGTAGACAGCACTCCTCCCTCTGGTCGAAGGAGAACCCAATGCCCCTGGGCAGtgatggggacattgccctgtgtagggtgctgtctttcagatgggatgttaaatgggtgtcctctccatggtcactaaagatcccatggcacttatcataagagtaggggtgttaacccggtGTCCTGGCTCAACTCCCAATTTGGCCCTCATACTATCATGgctacctaatcatccccagcttccaattggctcatttatcccctctcctcttccctgtaacttttccccaggttgttgctgtaaaagaGAATctcttctcagtcaacttacctggtacaCCTTTAAAATATTATCCTGGTAAAATTGGGATAGTAGAACAatagtctacacatttttttgttgACAAAACTGGATTGCATGTTGTGTGAATTACGAGACTACATTGTTCTGACTGACTACTACATTGCTCATTTTGTAGGCTGTTCAGGAACGGGAGAAAGATCAGGTGTCCAAAGGATTTTCAGAATTCGTCCTGTCAAGTCCAAACGGGCCCTTAAAGCTGAACAGTTTGTTTGCATTCAAGAATCCCCACTCCACTTCCATCAATCCAGAGGTGCAGTTTTAGCAGGCTGAGGACATGAATCTGTCATATTGTATATGAATAACTGGAATGTCATTCTATTtcactatttctttctctctctgtctgttgtctcaatCGTTGCACCATATGGCCTTCTACAGAAGATTCAGCTGTtacctgcagacaccacaccaagcTGTTGTCAGATGATTATGAGAAACACAGGGGTTGACATTGAGATGGAATTAATCGGGGAAGATGAGAGGACAGTATGGAAATCAGTGGTATCAAAAGGTAAGAAATACTAGACATAAACAGTATGTCAATCATCAATGTCCTTTTCTAACAgatgcttttaaaatgttttatgataTTTTCTATTGTTTGTCTTTCAGATGTATACAGCAAAGACTCTCATCCAACATGTAAGCTTGTTTTTGTGGATGAGGTTTATAAAACGGGTTACAGAGCTAACATCTCTTCAAGTTGTGATGAAGGACActgaaggtcttcatgagtcatgttcagtggggtgatgaaggtcttcatgagtcatgttcagtggggtgtAATGATATAAAACATTCAGACAGAAATACAGAGCCTTATCTGCGTCACATTTTGTTTAACAGTGGGATTAAAAGGGATTTCATTGTCATTTCTTGAcgacaatctacacaaaatactctaatgtcaaagaatatatatatttagattGATAGAAATGAAATGCCTAAAATAGtcgttacataagtattcagcccccgagtcaatacttagaaacacctttggcagcgattacagctgggagtctttctgggtgagtctctaagggctttccacacctggattgtacaatattagcccattattattttcataattcttcaagctctgtcaagatgttggagatcatggctagacagccatttaagtctttccatagatttacaagcagatttaagtcagaactgtaacttggccactcaggaacattcaatgtcttcttggtaagcagctcaagtgtagatttggccttgttatgtaggttattgttctgttgaaaggtgaattcctctcccagtgtcttggttttcctctaggattttgcctattcttagctccattccatttattttttatcctgaaaaactccccagtatttgctgatgacaaacatacccatactatgatgcagccaccaccatgcttgaaaataaggaggcagttactcagtgatgtgttggatttgccccaaacatgaggctttgcatttaggccaaaaagtgtctTCCTTTGTAGATgttttttacagtattactttagtaccttgttgcatataagatgcatgttttggaatatttttattctgtatatttgtattcttcttttcactctgtcatttaagttGTTATtatggagtcactacaatgttgttgatccatcctcagttttctcccatcacagacaTTTAACTCTGGAACTGTTTTAAATTCACCAGTGTCCTGATGGTGacgtccctgagcagtttccttcctgtcctgcaactcagttcagaaggaccactatctttgatgtgtctgggtggtttaatatgtaatccacagcataattattaaatgTCTgattttgttattgttacccatctaccaatcactaccCTTCTTCACGAGGCTTtcaaaaacatccctggtctttgtatatagttgaatctgtgcttgaaatgcaaTACTTCCAGATATTGTATGTATGGGGAACatgtccactttgacattacagactaTTTTCAGTAGATTGatgacaaaacattacaactaaatccattttaatcccactatgtaacacaatagagaaatccaaggggtatgaacacttttGCAAGGCTCTGTATGTTATGTAGAATAGACAATCGTGTCAGCCAGGGTAGGTGTCAATTCCAAATaagtcagtcaattcaggaagtgaactgaaattccaattcaataacTGGAAAAGGGCATCTACtttcaatgacttctcaataaacAGAAtagtaattttatttattttttattgactgACTTCAATTGGAATTGACTACAACCCTGGAGTCAGCTCTATTCAATAAATGACTATCAGGGGAATGATAACTGGAGAGACTGCATGATGTAGCAACAGCTG from Salmo salar unplaced genomic scaffold, Ssal_v3.1, whole genome shotgun sequence harbors:
- the LOC106591435 gene encoding NACHT, LRR and PYD domains-containing protein 1 homolog, producing the protein MFRHRTPKGSYECTVSGLRWLCERDVILKYHFRNWEPYSHLLKDMQYTQGGPLLDITMELGELEEVHLPHCVCLGTNPSLRNEMKILHVEEHGVSLEEVHEVTRFHAKILHPKFSLISVILRLLSLNIDVHCDVVLYMAVKRSTVISRLYLLLRNSSQKEAVQEREKDQVSKGFSEFVLSSPNGPLKLNSLFAFKNPHSTSINPEKIQLLPADTTPSCCQMIMRNTGVDIEMELIGEDERTVWKSVVSKDVYSKDSHPTSLILIGIPAEEFLQNHRAILIQGVKNPMPIADVLRSKGMIGDEEYSRIKAETTEQDRMRELLNAVLPKGPEVTGACLKALIEHEHHLVKHLSESST